One genomic segment of Acidobacteriota bacterium includes these proteins:
- a CDS encoding RHS repeat-associated core domain-containing protein yields the protein MTDPQGRNTVTRYLDNTRKVEVWSDLNSSNDALLKSRSTHDQLGRVVKTEAAEDGVNYTIFADSVYQQGGRITIATNPMRTAGATTDGWTRTTRDDLGRVVTVETLNERYPAGTSTGLVTTTYTPDATTLRFAATVTDQVGKVRRSITDGLGRLTRVDEPNSSNDPGPLATPVQPTSYTYDAVDNLTSVTQIQGNPQATQTRTFSYDSLKRLKQAVNPESGTINYTYDDNSNLQTKTDARGVITTYAYDGLNRVTTRTYSGQAPGPTTPNVTYVYDTLGASVNGKGRLTSVSSSVSSYSYGSYDVVGRVLTGTQTTDNQLYAMSYQYNLAGGMTSETYPSNKVVATEYDAAGRIAGVKKDATIYYAGGTPSTSNAMSYTAHGAPATMKLGNGKWEHTNYNSRLQPEQIGLGTSGTDSSTLRLDYTYGTTANNGNVQTQRIVITGSLDVTQNYTYDELNRLKTANESSGANWSQTYGYDRFGNRWVSASTGYALNTLTPQVQSAFTAGNNRLVASVYDTAGNQTMDGQSRSFEYDGENRQTKFNSTVGQYFYDGDGRRVKKIDSTGTTVFVYNAGGQLIAEYHSDPVPPAAGGGGTSYLTSDHLGSTRVVTKSDGTVKARYDYLPFGEEIPSTIGVRGSVGGYSGADSTRQKFTQKERDNESGLDYFLARYYSSAQGRFTSPDEFTGGPDELYSFAEDASDNPTFYADIFQPQSLNKYQYCLNNPLAYVDPDGHQGHQITRALERAAQTPAGQEVLKRAAQAGTAVTAVLSGAAEKFLDWASKNNTSGDASQPAASNYVENYTNRKQAEKDAQQTKQQDKGGQAADPGGDKKPVFDQRGTQTTTTREVTPGTNSKAFEPVKGSPAKRNKETGEIWVKDRFHKDHYEVYKNQKKFENGKRNRSVWEDGRPKEKL from the coding sequence GTGACCGACCCTCAAGGACGCAACACCGTCACTCGATATCTCGACAACACTCGCAAGGTCGAGGTCTGGTCTGACCTCAACTCGTCCAATGACGCCCTCCTCAAGAGCCGCTCCACGCACGATCAGCTTGGACGAGTGGTGAAAACTGAAGCCGCCGAGGACGGCGTGAACTACACCATCTTCGCCGACTCCGTCTATCAGCAAGGGGGCCGCATTACGATCGCCACCAATCCGATGCGCACGGCTGGGGCGACGACCGACGGATGGACTCGCACCACCAGGGACGATTTAGGGCGAGTCGTGACTGTCGAGACGCTTAACGAAAGATACCCGGCAGGAACCTCGACTGGATTGGTGACTACCACCTACACCCCGGATGCTACGACGCTCAGATTTGCCGCGACCGTGACCGATCAGGTGGGCAAGGTGCGCCGCAGCATCACCGATGGACTAGGCCGGCTGACACGCGTGGACGAGCCCAACAGCTCCAATGACCCCGGCCCGCTCGCGACACCCGTTCAGCCCACCAGCTACACCTACGACGCTGTGGATAATCTGACCTCCGTGACCCAGATACAAGGGAATCCCCAAGCTACCCAAACTCGAACCTTCAGCTACGATTCATTGAAGCGGCTCAAGCAGGCGGTTAATCCTGAGAGCGGGACGATCAACTACACCTACGACGACAACAGCAACCTCCAGACTAAGACCGACGCGCGCGGTGTGATAACGACCTACGCCTACGACGGTTTGAATCGGGTCACCACTCGAACCTACTCGGGCCAGGCCCCGGGCCCAACGACTCCAAATGTGACCTATGTGTACGACACGCTGGGTGCAAGCGTGAACGGCAAAGGGAGGCTCACGTCGGTCAGCTCTTCAGTGTCCAGCTACAGCTACGGCAGCTACGACGTGGTAGGGCGGGTGCTGACCGGGACTCAGACGACTGACAATCAGCTTTACGCAATGAGCTATCAATACAATCTCGCAGGGGGCATGACTTCAGAGACCTACCCATCGAACAAGGTCGTGGCCACCGAATACGACGCAGCGGGCCGGATAGCCGGTGTGAAAAAAGACGCCACGATTTATTACGCGGGCGGTACACCGAGCACTTCGAACGCAATGAGCTACACGGCTCATGGCGCGCCGGCGACAATGAAACTGGGCAACGGGAAGTGGGAGCACACGAACTACAACTCGCGGCTGCAGCCTGAGCAGATCGGGCTGGGAACATCGGGCACGGATTCGAGCACGCTGCGGCTTGACTACACGTATGGGACGACGGCCAACAACGGCAACGTGCAGACACAGCGGATCGTGATCACGGGGTCGCTGGATGTCACGCAGAATTACACTTACGACGAGTTGAACCGCCTGAAGACGGCTAATGAAAGCAGCGGAGCGAACTGGTCTCAGACTTATGGGTACGACCGGTTCGGCAATCGATGGGTGAGTGCGTCGACCGGGTACGCACTCAATACATTGACGCCTCAAGTGCAGAGCGCATTCACTGCCGGGAACAATCGGCTGGTGGCAAGTGTTTATGACACGGCTGGCAACCAGACAATGGACGGGCAGAGCCGCTCGTTTGAGTACGATGGTGAGAACCGCCAAACGAAATTCAATAGCACGGTTGGGCAGTATTTTTATGACGGCGACGGGCGTCGAGTGAAGAAGATCGACAGCACTGGGACGACAGTGTTTGTGTATAATGCCGGAGGTCAGTTGATAGCTGAATATCACAGCGACCCGGTGCCTCCGGCAGCAGGCGGAGGCGGCACGAGTTATTTGACAAGCGATCATCTCGGAAGCACGCGAGTGGTGACGAAGAGCGATGGCACGGTGAAGGCGAGGTACGACTATCTGCCGTTCGGTGAGGAGATTCCTTCAACGATCGGTGTGCGCGGGAGTGTTGGGGGCTACAGCGGAGCGGATTCAACCCGACAGAAATTCACCCAAAAAGAAAGAGATAATGAATCGGGTCTGGATTACTTCCTTGCGAGGTACTACTCATCAGCGCAAGGGAGGTTCACTAGTCCTGATGAGTTCACAGGCGGGCCTGATGAGTTGTATTCATTTGCTGAGGACGCATCAGATAACCCGACCTTCTACGCGGACATATTTCAGCCGCAGTCGCTGAATAAGTACCAGTATTGCCTCAACAATCCTCTGGCTTATGTCGACCCGGATGGGCATCAAGGGCATCAAATCACAAGAGCGTTAGAGCGGGCTGCCCAGACGCCAGCAGGACAAGAAGTGTTGAAGAGAGCTGCCCAAGCTGGCACTGCCGTAACAGCTGTGCTTAGCGGAGCAGCGGAAAAGTTTTTAGATTGGGCGTCGAAGAACAACACGAGTGGCGATGCGTCGCAGCCAGCGGCGAGTAATTACGTAGAGAATTACACTAACCGAAAACAAGCCGAGAAAGATGCTCAACAGACTAAACAGCAGGACAAAGGCGGACAAGCTGCTGATCCCGGGGGCGACAAGAAGCCTGTCTTCGATCAGAGGGGTACGCAAACAACCACCACCAGAGAAGTAACGCCAGGAACGAATTCCAAGGCTTTTGAGCCAGTAAAAGGGTCGCCAGCCAAGCGCAACAAAGAGACTGGAGAAATCTGGGTAAAGGACAGGTTTCACAAGGATCATTACGAGGTTTACAAGAACCAGAAGAAATTTGAAAACGGCAAGAGGAACCGGTCTGTTTGGGAAGACGGCAGGCCTAAGGAGAAGTTATAG